Proteins from one Triticum aestivum cultivar Chinese Spring chromosome 7A, IWGSC CS RefSeq v2.1, whole genome shotgun sequence genomic window:
- the LOC123147914 gene encoding GDSL esterase/lipase At5g45910 encodes MEHRGLLLVLVAAACLSGGAHARHAKKSYGAVFSFGDSLSDAGNLIVDGIPKSLTTARSPYGMTFFGRPTGRCSNGRVVVDFLAEHFGLPLPPASQAHGKDFKKGANFAITGATALEYSFFKAHGIDQRIWNTGSINTQIGWLQKMKPSLCKSEKECRDYFSKSLFVVGEFGGNDYNAPLFSGVAFSEVKTYVPLVAKAIANGVEKLIELGATDLLVPGILPIGCFPLYLTLYNSSKKSDYNARTGCLRRYNRLAFHHNRELKQQLDALQKKYPKTKIMYGDYFKAAMQFVVSPGKFGFSTALQACCGAGGTGAYNFNLKKKCGEAGASVCSNPSAYVSWDGIHMTEAAYRMVANGWLNGPYASPPIMK; translated from the exons atgGAGCATCGGGGCCTGCTTCTCGTCCTCGTCGCGGCGGCGTGCCTCTCGGGCGGCGCCCACGCCAGGCACGCCAAGAAGTCGTACGGGGCCGTCTTCAGCTTCGGGGATTCGCTCTCCGACGCCGGCAACCTCATCGTCGACGGCATCCCCAAGTCGCTCACCACCGCGCGGTCGCCCTACGGCATGACCTTCTTCGGCCGCCCCACCGGCCGCTGCTCCAACGGCCGCGTCGTCGTCGACTTCCTCG CCGAGCACTTCGGGCTGCCCCTGCCGCCGGCGTCGCAGGCGCATGGCAAGGACTTCAAGAAGGGGGCCAACTTCGCCATCACGGGCGCCACGGCGCTGGAGTACTCCTTCTTCAAGGCCCACGGCATCGACCAGCGCATCTGGAACACCGGCTCCATTAACACCCAGATCGGCTGGCTCCAGAAGATGAAGCCGTCGCTCTGCAAATCGGAGAAAG AGTGCAGGGACTACTTCAGCAAGTCCCTGTTCGTGGTGGGAGAGTTCGGGGGGAACGACTACAACGCTCCTCTCTTCTCCGGCGTCGCCTTCTCCGAGGTGAAGACCTACGTGCCGCTGGTCGCCAAGGCCATCGCCAACGGCGTCGAG AAATTGATCGAGCTTGGCGCGACGGACCTGCTGGTGCCTGGAATTCTTCCGATCGGGTGCTTCCCGTTGTACCTGACTCTCtacaacagcagcaagaagtccgACTACAACGCGCGCACGGGGTGCCTCCGGAGATACAACCGTCTGGCCTTCCACCACAACAGGGAGCTCAAGCAGCAGCTCGACGCGCTTCAGAAGAAGTACCCGAAGACCAAAATCATGTACGGCGACTACTTCAAAGCCGCAATGCAGTTCGTCGTGAGCCCCGGAAAATTCG GCTTCAGCACGGCATTGCAGGCGTGCTGCGGCGCCGGAGGGACGGGCGCCTACAACTTCAACCTGAAGAAGAAGTGCGGCGAGGCGGGCGCGAGCGTGTGCTCCAACCCGTCGGCGTACGTGAGCTGGGACGGCATCCACATGACCGAGGCCGCCTACCGCATGGTGGCCAACGGCTGGCTCAACGGCCCCTACGCCTCTCCCCCGATCATGAAGTGA